One Lachnospiraceae bacterium C1.1 genomic region harbors:
- a CDS encoding RluA family pseudouridine synthase: protein MKEEHIEKYSFVIDSDDADERIDKYLAYAVENLSRSYIQKIIDNGGVTVNSKNVKARTVLKEGDLVELIVPEKIVPEIEAENIPIDVLYEDDDLIVVNKPKGMVVHPAAGHYSGTLVNALLYHCKDLSGINGVMRPGIVHRIDMNTTGSLLICKNDFAHRIIAEQLKDHSIKRRYAAIVEGKVKEDGVIDKPIGRSIKDRKKMAVTPNGKNAVTHFKVLASTDKYSYIECRLETGRTHQIRVHMASIGHPVVGDDVYGHPAKGLEGQTLHARILGFIQPHSREYIETEAPLPKYFEELLDKYSLR, encoded by the coding sequence ATGAAAGAAGAACATATAGAAAAGTATTCTTTTGTTATAGATTCTGATGATGCAGATGAAAGAATAGATAAATATCTTGCGTATGCAGTGGAGAATCTTTCGAGATCATATATTCAGAAAATCATAGATAATGGCGGAGTTACTGTAAATTCAAAAAATGTTAAAGCACGAACGGTTCTTAAAGAAGGCGATCTGGTTGAACTTATAGTTCCTGAGAAAATAGTTCCGGAAATAGAGGCTGAGAATATTCCGATAGATGTCTTATATGAAGATGATGATCTAATTGTTGTTAATAAACCGAAGGGGATGGTTGTTCATCCGGCTGCAGGCCATTACAGCGGGACACTTGTTAATGCTCTATTATATCATTGTAAGGATCTCTCGGGAATTAATGGTGTTATGCGACCCGGAATAGTTCATAGAATCGATATGAATACAACAGGTTCACTTCTTATTTGCAAAAATGATTTCGCGCACAGGATAATTGCTGAACAGCTTAAAGATCATAGCATAAAGCGAAGATATGCTGCAATAGTTGAGGGTAAAGTTAAAGAAGATGGTGTAATAGATAAACCTATTGGACGCAGTATCAAAGACAGGAAAAAAATGGCTGTTACACCAAACGGTAAAAATGCAGTTACTCATTTCAAGGTGCTTGCTTCGACCGATAAATACAGTTATATTGAATGCAGGCTTGAGACAGGAAGAACACATCAGATAAGGGTTCACATGGCTTCTATTGGTCATCCGGTTGTCGGTGATGATGTTTATGGACACCCTGCAAAAGGGCTTGAGGGACAGACTCTTCATGCCAGAATCCTTGGCTTTATACAGCCTCATAGCAGAGAGTATATTGAAACAGAAGCTCCGCTGCCCAAGTATTTTGAAGAACTATTGGATAAGTATTCTTTAAGATGA
- a CDS encoding methylglyoxal synthase gives MNIGLVAHDAKKKLMQNFCIAYRGILAKNDLYATGTTGRLIEEVTNLNIHKFLAGHLGGEQQLGAQIEHNQIDLVIFLRDPLTPKRNEPDVNNVVRLCDVHNIPLATNLATAELLIKSLDRGDLEWREMYK, from the coding sequence ATGAATATAGGACTTGTGGCACATGATGCCAAGAAAAAACTTATGCAGAATTTTTGTATTGCATATCGTGGCATACTTGCCAAGAATGATCTTTATGCGACAGGGACAACCGGAAGACTTATAGAAGAAGTGACCAATCTCAATATTCATAAGTTTCTTGCAGGACATCTTGGCGGCGAGCAGCAGCTTGGAGCACAGATAGAGCATAATCAGATCGATCTGGTGATCTTTTTGCGCGATCCGCTTACGCCAAAGAGAAATGAACCTGATGTAAACAATGTTGTGAGACTTTGCGACGTACATAATATTCCACTTGCTACTAATCTTGCAACGGCTGAATTACTTATTAAATCACTTGACAGAGGAGATCTTGAGTGGCGTGAAATGTATAAGTAA
- a CDS encoding YggS family pyridoxal phosphate-dependent enzyme, giving the protein MISVAENLKNVEKKIEEACQKSGRKRDEVTLIAVSKTKPIEMIMEAYNEGIRDFGENYVQELVDKIEKLPKDIRWHMIGHLQRNKVKYIIDKVELIHGVDSLALAKEISKQAAKHEITANILLEINIAGEESKFGFSPEKVTDEVQEISELPNINVKGIMCSAPYVENPEDNRQHFEKMCKICVDINSKISNNSSINIISMGMTGDYQVAIEEGATLVRVGTGIFGERDYSKLA; this is encoded by the coding sequence ATGATATCAGTAGCAGAAAACCTTAAGAATGTTGAAAAGAAAATAGAGGAAGCCTGCCAAAAATCAGGCAGGAAGCGCGATGAAGTAACCTTAATTGCCGTAAGTAAGACTAAACCGATAGAGATGATAATGGAAGCCTATAATGAGGGTATCAGAGACTTTGGTGAAAATTATGTACAGGAGCTTGTAGATAAAATTGAAAAGCTTCCTAAGGATATACGCTGGCACATGATCGGTCATCTTCAAAGAAACAAGGTTAAATATATTATTGATAAGGTAGAATTGATTCATGGAGTGGATTCCCTTGCTCTTGCGAAAGAAATAAGTAAACAGGCTGCCAAGCATGAAATTACTGCGAACATTTTATTAGAAATAAATATCGCCGGTGAAGAAAGTAAATTTGGCTTTTCACCTGAAAAAGTGACTGACGAAGTGCAAGAAATCAGCGAATTGCCTAACATTAATGTGAAGGGAATTATGTGTTCGGCACCATATGTTGAAAATCCGGAAGATAATAGACAACATTTTGAGAAAATGTGTAAAATTTGTGTTGACATAAATTCAAAAATAAGTAATAATAGTTCTATAAATATAATTTCAATGGGAATGACTGGGGATTATCAGGTTGCGATAGAAGAAGGGGCAACTTTGGTACGTGTGGGAACCGGTATTTTCGGAGAAAGAGACTATAGTAAGTTAGCGTGA
- the aroB gene encoding 3-dehydroquinate synthase, producing MSTSLTVAETSSGPSYKIVIENNFSKLLDSLKELDLNGRRACIVTDSNVGPLYEKEVHDIISNIFSLVESVVIKAGEDNKTLDNVRLVYRKLIENHFDRNDVIIALGGGVIGDLAGFAAATYLRKIRFIQIPTTLLSQTDSSIGGKTGVDFEEFKNMVGAFHQPALVYMNMSVLSSLDGRQFASGMAEILKHGLIKDKNYYEWLINNFNEINDRIPEYLEKMIKRSCEIKAAVVEKDPTEKGERALLNFGHTIGHAIEKYMDFKLMHGECVALGTIAASWISYKRENLDTEEFYEIRDMFLPFGLPLTLDDGVDIEKIIDITKSDKKMDGGHVKFVLLKKPGKAYIDTTVTDDEMRDALKQLVISMDD from the coding sequence ATGTCAACATCTTTAACAGTAGCTGAAACTTCATCCGGACCATCATATAAAATAGTTATAGAAAATAACTTTTCAAAGCTTTTGGATAGTTTAAAAGAGCTTGATCTTAATGGCAGAAGAGCGTGTATCGTGACTGATAGTAATGTCGGACCATTATATGAAAAGGAAGTTCATGATATCATTTCAAATATTTTTTCTCTGGTTGAATCCGTTGTAATAAAAGCCGGAGAAGATAATAAAACACTTGATAATGTCAGACTGGTATACAGAAAACTTATAGAAAATCATTTTGACAGAAATGATGTTATAATTGCTCTTGGAGGTGGAGTAATAGGAGATCTTGCAGGATTTGCAGCGGCTACATATCTGAGAAAAATCCGCTTTATCCAGATACCTACAACGCTCCTTTCGCAGACGGACAGCTCTATAGGGGGTAAAACCGGAGTTGATTTTGAAGAATTCAAAAATATGGTAGGCGCTTTCCATCAGCCAGCGCTTGTATATATGAATATGTCGGTACTCTCAAGTCTTGATGGAAGGCAGTTTGCATCAGGAATGGCCGAAATATTGAAGCATGGTTTGATAAAAGATAAAAACTATTATGAATGGCTGATCAATAATTTTAATGAGATAAATGACAGAATACCTGAATATCTCGAAAAGATGATTAAGAGGAGCTGTGAGATCAAAGCCGCAGTTGTGGAAAAGGATCCGACAGAAAAAGGGGAAAGAGCCCTGCTTAACTTTGGACATACAATAGGGCATGCAATAGAGAAGTATATGGACTTTAAGCTTATGCATGGTGAATGTGTTGCGCTTGGTACTATAGCAGCCTCATGGATATCTTATAAAAGGGAGAATCTTGATACGGAAGAATTCTATGAAATCCGTGATATGTTCCTTCCTTTTGGCCTTCCGTTAACATTGGATGATGGAGTCGATATTGAGAAAATTATCGATATAACAAAATCGGATAAGAAAATGGATGGCGGACATGTGAAGTTTGTTTTATTAAAAAAGCCGGGAAAGGCTTATATTGATACTACGGTCACAGATGATGAAATGCGGGACGCTCTTAAGCAGCTTGTCATTTCAATGGATGACTAA
- the lspA gene encoding signal peptidase II, whose product MIKVRNVLYWFIDFILIVVLVAADQFTKKLAVEHLMNKAPISVIKDFLILEYLENRGAAFGMLQNQSLFFIAIGVLFVCIIVVALVRIPTYGKYHFLRFLLSLITAGAIGNMIDRVTLKYVIDFIYVIYIDFPVFNVADIYVTLGTAALLITILFVWKEDDLDMKKANNPKIHSAFLNPENKSEK is encoded by the coding sequence ATGATTAAAGTCAGGAATGTTTTATATTGGTTTATAGATTTTATTTTAATAGTAGTTCTGGTAGCAGCAGATCAGTTTACAAAGAAGCTTGCAGTAGAACATTTAATGAATAAGGCACCTATTTCGGTCATAAAGGATTTCCTTATATTGGAATATCTGGAAAACAGAGGTGCGGCATTTGGAATGCTGCAGAATCAGAGCCTGTTTTTTATTGCCATAGGCGTTCTTTTCGTATGTATAATTGTTGTTGCTCTGGTAAGAATCCCCACATATGGAAAATATCATTTTCTCAGATTTCTTCTGAGTCTGATCACGGCCGGAGCAATCGGTAATATGATAGACAGGGTTACACTTAAATATGTTATTGATTTTATTTATGTAATATATATTGATTTCCCTGTATTCAATGTTGCAGATATCTATGTCACACTAGGGACAGCAGCACTTCTCATAACAATTCTTTTTGTATGGAAAGAAGATGATCTGGATATGAAGAAGGCTAATAATCCCAAAATACATTCTGCTTTTCTGAACCCTGAAAACAAGTCAGAAAAGTAA
- a CDS encoding FtsW/RodA/SpoVE family cell cycle protein, whose amino-acid sequence MPRKYRLKNYDFLLVLLAVLISIYGIFIIGSAKTSFQPRQIGGLCLGIALMVVISLVDYQTVLNFYWVFYILNIVLLLAVQFFGREVNNATRWISIAGIQFQPSEATKFLLILFFAKLIMKFKDKISRFGVLLILIALFAAPWYLVYSQPDLSTSIVIFLIFVSMIFIGGLSWKIIGGVLAVTVPLAIIGLVLVIQPNQQIIKGYQQTRILAWLDPEKYSNQEAYQQQNSITAIGSGQLTGKGYKNNEVASVKNANFISEPQTDFIFAIVGEELGFMGSMAIVILVMAIILRIVQIGFGADDLSGTLVCAGVAAHIGFQTFMNIAVATGLMPNTGIPLPFISYGMTSLVCLFMEIGVVLNIGLQKIRENYFVFRA is encoded by the coding sequence ATGCCCAGAAAATATCGATTGAAGAATTATGATTTCCTTCTGGTTTTGCTGGCTGTATTGATTTCCATATATGGCATATTTATAATTGGCAGTGCAAAAACATCTTTTCAGCCCAGACAGATAGGTGGCCTTTGTCTCGGAATTGCTTTAATGGTAGTGATATCATTAGTAGATTACCAGACAGTGCTGAATTTTTATTGGGTTTTCTATATTTTAAATATTGTATTACTTTTGGCTGTTCAGTTTTTTGGACGAGAGGTAAATAATGCAACAAGATGGATTTCGATTGCCGGTATACAGTTTCAGCCGTCAGAGGCAACAAAATTTTTGTTGATTTTATTTTTTGCAAAGCTTATTATGAAATTTAAGGATAAAATCAGCAGGTTCGGAGTGCTTTTGATACTTATAGCACTTTTTGCGGCTCCATGGTATCTGGTATATAGTCAGCCTGATCTATCAACAAGTATTGTAATTTTTTTGATATTTGTTAGTATGATATTTATAGGAGGTTTAAGCTGGAAAATCATCGGCGGTGTACTGGCTGTTACGGTACCGCTCGCAATTATAGGTCTTGTTCTTGTTATTCAGCCTAATCAGCAGATAATAAAAGGCTACCAGCAGACAAGAATCCTGGCTTGGCTTGATCCTGAAAAGTATTCTAATCAGGAAGCTTATCAGCAGCAAAATTCGATTACTGCGATTGGATCTGGTCAGTTAACAGGTAAAGGCTATAAAAATAATGAGGTTGCATCAGTTAAGAATGCTAACTTTATATCAGAGCCTCAAACAGACTTTATATTTGCAATAGTTGGAGAAGAACTTGGTTTTATGGGTTCTATGGCTATTGTCATATTAGTAATGGCTATAATACTGAGGATAGTTCAAATTGGTTTTGGAGCAGATGATTTGTCTGGCACACTTGTGTGTGCCGGTGTGGCAGCACACATCGGCTTCCAGACTTTTATGAATATTGCCGTTGCGACGGGACTAATGCCTAATACAGGTATTCCTTTACCGTTTATCAGCTATGGTATGACATCTCTTGTTTGCCTGTTTATGGAAATAGGTGTTGTATTGAATATCGGATTACAGAAAATCAGAGAAAATTATTTTGTATTTAGGGCATAA
- a CDS encoding AI-2E family transporter — MRFKPDKKYVYWGVTAFLVIIACLFVSFMFYNFSAFSKGISKFSAVLTPVVNGFIIAYLLSPLMDFFEYRALPSFCKMLKINEEKSKKPIHYSSVFLSIFCLLLVIYAFFQLLVPQLISSTKSIINSFPEYLVSFNDFVDDLFKNNEDLNELVTSYSGDIEDFFNKNAMPQLNEAISNLSSGIYTGISSGISFVRNLILGLILSIYILASKDMFLGQFRKVLFAILNRKTAKNIVNEMHFINFTFQNYIVSSVVDSTIIGILCFVTCLILGIPFPTLISVIVGVTNIIPFFGPFLGAIPSAFLILLAEPIKCLYFLILILVLQQCDGNLIKPKLFGSSTGLPGFWVLFSILVGGGLFGIPGMYLGVPVFAVIYIYTKKTITKKLSSKGLPTSTHYYMLNGHQDNKLDSL, encoded by the coding sequence ATGAGATTTAAGCCTGATAAAAAATATGTTTACTGGGGTGTTACAGCCTTTTTGGTTATCATAGCCTGTCTTTTTGTATCTTTCATGTTCTATAATTTTTCTGCGTTTTCAAAGGGGATATCAAAATTTTCTGCAGTGCTTACACCTGTAGTTAATGGATTTATAATTGCTTACCTTCTTTCACCATTAATGGATTTTTTTGAATATAGGGCACTTCCGTCCTTTTGCAAAATGCTGAAAATAAATGAAGAAAAAAGCAAGAAGCCGATTCACTATAGCTCGGTGTTTTTATCGATATTTTGTCTGCTTCTGGTTATATACGCATTCTTTCAGTTACTTGTTCCGCAGTTAATATCAAGTACCAAGAGCATTATTAATTCATTTCCTGAGTATCTTGTTAGTTTCAATGATTTTGTGGATGATCTCTTTAAGAATAATGAAGATCTCAATGAGCTTGTTACAAGCTATTCGGGAGATATAGAAGATTTTTTCAATAAGAATGCAATGCCGCAATTGAATGAGGCTATATCGAATCTCTCATCCGGAATATATACAGGTATTTCCAGTGGAATATCTTTTGTAAGGAATCTTATTTTAGGTCTTATTCTTTCAATCTATATACTTGCCAGCAAGGATATGTTTTTAGGACAATTCCGAAAGGTACTTTTTGCGATACTAAACAGAAAGACAGCAAAGAATATTGTAAACGAAATGCATTTTATAAATTTTACATTTCAGAATTATATTGTGAGCAGTGTTGTGGATTCGACCATTATAGGAATTCTTTGTTTTGTAACCTGCCTTATTCTTGGAATCCCATTTCCAACACTTATAAGTGTTATCGTCGGTGTGACGAATATAATACCATTTTTTGGACCTTTTTTGGGGGCAATACCAAGTGCTTTTTTGATCTTACTTGCTGAACCGATAAAATGTTTGTACTTCTTAATATTAATATTAGTCCTGCAGCAATGTGATGGTAACTTAATAAAGCCAAAGCTTTTTGGAAGTTCTACCGGACTTCCGGGATTCTGGGTTCTGTTTTCGATACTGGTTGGCGGAGGACTTTTTGGAATTCCGGGAATGTATCTTGGCGTACCGGTTTTTGCAGTAATTTATATTTATACCAAAAAGACAATTACAAAAAAACTTTCCTCAAAGGGGCTTCCGACTTCAACACATTATTATATGCTTAATGGACATCAGGACAATAAACTGGATTCGCTTTAA
- a CDS encoding cytidylate kinase-like family protein, whose protein sequence is MKTVITIGRQFGSGGREIGEKLAEHFNIKCYDKELLTKAAKDSGLCEEVFENHDERPTSSFLYNLVMDTYSFGYTNSTYVDMPVSHKVFLAQFDTIKKIAAEGPCVIVGRCADYALQDFDNVLNLFIYSKLEDKVERIMKRFDDITSPEKAKEFIRKKDKQRKSYYDYYSSKRWGHVDTYDLAIDSSVLGIDGTVNLICQYIEDYEKRKVDK, encoded by the coding sequence ATGAAAACAGTTATTACGATAGGAAGACAGTTTGGTTCAGGTGGACGTGAAATCGGGGAAAAACTTGCAGAGCACTTTAATATTAAATGTTACGATAAAGAATTGCTGACGAAAGCTGCAAAAGATAGCGGGCTATGTGAAGAGGTCTTTGAAAATCATGATGAGAGACCTACGAGCTCGTTTCTTTATAATCTTGTCATGGACACATATTCTTTTGGTTATACCAATTCAACATATGTGGATATGCCGGTATCGCACAAGGTTTTTCTTGCTCAGTTTGATACAATAAAGAAAATAGCAGCAGAGGGACCGTGTGTGATAGTTGGAAGATGCGCTGATTATGCGTTACAGGATTTTGATAATGTATTAAATCTTTTCATTTATTCAAAACTTGAAGATAAAGTAGAACGTATAATGAAACGTTTTGATGATATTACATCACCGGAAAAGGCTAAGGAATTCATCAGAAAAAAAGATAAACAGAGAAAAAGTTATTATGACTATTATTCATCGAAGAGATGGGGACATGTAGATACTTATGACCTGGCAATTGACAGTTCTGTACTTGGAATTGATGGAACTGTAAATCTGATATGCCAGTATATAGAGGATTACGAAAAGAGAAAAGTTGATAAGTGA
- a CDS encoding cell division protein SepF has protein sequence MSLLDKFVKAMNINDEDDYDDYDDDYLDDDEEEFEERKRFSRKEEPKVVETKPSRSAKITPMRQVKRRNADSGREVCMFKPAASDESCDIMDALLADRTVVLNLEGINEDVAQKIIDTISGACYALDGNMVKISNYIFIVAPKSVEISGDSQGSVLQNAFDLPLAVGRM, from the coding sequence ATGAGTTTATTAGATAAGTTCGTTAAGGCTATGAACATTAATGATGAAGATGATTATGATGATTACGATGATGATTATTTAGATGACGATGAGGAAGAATTCGAAGAGCGTAAGAGATTCAGCCGTAAGGAAGAGCCAAAGGTAGTTGAGACCAAGCCTTCGAGATCAGCAAAGATCACACCTATGCGTCAGGTGAAGAGAAGAAATGCTGACAGCGGCAGAGAGGTTTGCATGTTCAAACCTGCAGCTTCCGATGAGTCATGTGATATTATGGACGCACTTCTTGCAGACAGAACCGTTGTATTAAATCTTGAAGGTATCAATGAGGATGTTGCACAGAAGATCATCGATACTATTTCAGGTGCTTGTTATGCACTTGATGGAAACATGGTAAAGATTTCAAATTATATCTTTATCGTAGCTCCTAAGAGTGTAGAAATTTCAGGTGATTCTCAGGGCAGTGTTTTACAGAATGCCTTTGATTTACCGCTTGCAGTTGGAAGAATGTAA
- a CDS encoding twitching motility protein PilT: MVQLIVGEKGKGKTKVLLDRVNETVSSAKGNIQFVDKDLSHMYELKNKIRLVNVSDYDITNADEFVGFVSGIISADHDLEELFIDRFLKVSFLDNISNSSDFLRKLDTISSKFNVKVTISLSGSVSELPDDLKEKVAIAL; the protein is encoded by the coding sequence ATGGTTCAGTTAATTGTTGGGGAAAAAGGTAAGGGAAAAACAAAAGTACTGTTGGATCGCGTAAATGAGACGGTGTCAAGTGCAAAGGGAAATATTCAGTTTGTAGATAAAGATCTTTCGCACATGTATGAGCTTAAAAATAAAATCCGTCTTGTTAATGTAAGCGACTATGACATCACCAACGCTGATGAATTTGTGGGCTTTGTCAGCGGCATTATTTCTGCAGATCATGACCTCGAAGAACTTTTTATTGACAGGTTCTTAAAAGTTTCATTTCTAGATAATATCAGTAATTCTTCTGACTTCCTTCGAAAACTAGATACAATAAGTTCAAAGTTTAATGTTAAAGTAACTATAAGTTTATCCGGTAGCGTAAGTGAACTTCCTGATGACCTTAAAGAGAAAGTTGCTATTGCACTTTGA
- a CDS encoding D-alanyl-D-alanine carboxypeptidase family protein, whose product MKCISNFQMRGRLSGKRLFPLLISIAVLLTGCGSKHFDYAFDANNSQSAFRFDTSNENDIADSFASNLAVVSGDVIAGEEVSTGENSYGSAILVNSDSNEVLFSKNANAKLYPASMTKVMTALVALENCDKDKILTADANCLISEEGAQLAGLQVGDTMTLDQALHILLIYSANDVAVMIADNIGGSVEGFADMMNAKAAQLGATNTHFVNPHGLHDENHYTTAYDMYLMFNAACKYEEFTEIINMSTYTTSYKHANGNSIDFTCNSTNRFITGKIYAPTNITVMGGKTGTTLAAGACLVMLSKDTKGASYISCVMKGTNIDATYGKTKAMLEIIE is encoded by the coding sequence GTGAAATGTATAAGTAATTTTCAGATGCGAGGTCGTTTATCAGGGAAAAGACTTTTTCCACTACTTATATCTATTGCAGTTTTACTAACAGGATGTGGTTCTAAACACTTTGATTATGCATTTGATGCAAATAATTCACAAAGTGCTTTTAGGTTTGATACATCTAACGAGAATGATATTGCAGATTCTTTTGCTTCGAATTTAGCTGTAGTCAGTGGAGATGTTATAGCAGGAGAAGAGGTTTCAACCGGAGAAAATTCCTATGGATCTGCAATACTGGTTAATTCAGACAGCAATGAAGTTCTTTTTTCAAAAAACGCGAATGCAAAACTCTATCCTGCAAGTATGACTAAGGTTATGACAGCTCTGGTTGCACTGGAGAATTGTGATAAGGATAAAATACTTACGGCAGATGCAAACTGCCTTATATCAGAAGAGGGTGCACAGTTAGCAGGATTACAGGTAGGAGATACAATGACCCTTGATCAGGCCCTTCATATTCTCCTTATTTATTCTGCAAATGATGTTGCAGTAATGATAGCTGATAATATTGGAGGTTCAGTAGAAGGCTTTGCAGATATGATGAATGCCAAAGCAGCACAGTTGGGGGCTACAAATACTCATTTTGTCAATCCGCATGGACTTCATGACGAGAATCATTATACGACCGCTTATGATATGTATCTGATGTTTAATGCAGCATGCAAATACGAAGAATTTACTGAAATAATCAACATGTCCACCTATACAACTTCTTATAAACATGCTAATGGGAACAGCATAGATTTTACATGCAATAGTACAAATCGTTTTATAACCGGTAAAATATACGCGCCCACAAACATTACAGTTATGGGAGGAAAGACAGGAACAACACTTGCAGCAGGTGCGTGTCTTGTAATGCTTTCAAAAGATACCAAGGGCGCTTCATATATTTCCTGTGTAATGAAGGGGACAAATATTGATGCAACTTATGGTAAGACAAAGGCTATGCTGGAAATAATTGAATAG
- a CDS encoding HlyD family efflux transporter periplasmic adaptor subunit, giving the protein MKRSIEKKNYRKKNRRRRTDSDRSRKRTRRYRSNEKKITKMPNMGLLKINFGVLIFLALAIYLVFILISYASTTHIAGYEVKLGSLALDTTARAVCVREEKIYTANNAGYINYYMREGERAAGGELVYAIDESGELSEKINESQSVSSNIKESDLSELKSEIQNYKNSFSDEKFNSVYDFAYNIEGTIEQINHANILSMLTGVSGNKISGSVDLGYSDTSGILCYSTDGLENLKESEVTADTFNEENYNNTNLVNGSLVSKGDNAFKLITSENWSIVMPWNTSWEEEVKDGEYIEVNFLKNGYTAWGKASILNNSDGQYLSLSFTNSMVNFSSERFVDIELMTDEKKGFKIPNTSIVQKEFYLVPEDFVTKGGDTDSDGFLRRAYLENGGETTEFVEAEIYDKVDGNVYVATEIFNPGDILIKPDSQDTYTISTKDSLTGVYNMNSGFADFRKINVLYSNKEYSIVESGTMYGLNVYDHIVLNGDGVSDKDLMFQ; this is encoded by the coding sequence ATGAAACGCTCCATAGAGAAGAAAAACTACAGAAAAAAGAATAGAAGACGGCGTACAGATAGCGACAGAAGCAGGAAAAGAACAAGACGATATCGCAGTAATGAAAAAAAGATCACGAAGATGCCGAACATGGGACTCTTGAAAATAAATTTTGGAGTTCTTATTTTTCTTGCCTTGGCAATATATCTTGTTTTTATATTAATTTCGTATGCAAGCACAACACATATTGCCGGATACGAGGTTAAGCTCGGTTCTCTTGCTTTGGATACAACAGCCAGAGCTGTATGTGTGCGTGAGGAAAAAATATATACTGCAAATAATGCAGGCTATATAAACTATTATATGAGAGAAGGCGAACGTGCTGCCGGTGGTGAACTTGTTTATGCAATAGATGAAAGTGGTGAACTTTCTGAAAAAATAAATGAAAGCCAGTCAGTAAGTTCAAATATTAAAGAGTCGGATCTTTCCGAATTAAAGAGCGAAATACAAAATTATAAGAATTCGTTTTCTGATGAAAAATTCAACAGTGTTTATGATTTTGCATATAACATTGAGGGGACTATTGAACAGATCAATCATGCAAACATTTTAAGTATGCTTACAGGTGTTTCGGGTAATAAGATAAGCGGTTCAGTAGACCTTGGATATTCAGATACAAGTGGTATTTTATGTTATTCAACAGATGGGTTGGAAAACCTTAAGGAATCTGAGGTAACAGCAGATACATTTAACGAGGAAAACTATAATAATACAAATCTTGTTAATGGAAGTCTTGTTTCCAAGGGAGATAATGCGTTTAAGCTGATAACCAGTGAAAACTGGAGTATTGTTATGCCATGGAATACTTCGTGGGAAGAGGAAGTTAAAGATGGAGAATATATAGAAGTTAATTTCCTTAAAAATGGCTATACAGCCTGGGGTAAAGCTTCTATTTTGAATAATTCCGATGGACAGTATCTATCGCTTAGTTTTACAAATTCGATGGTTAATTTTTCCAGTGAAAGATTTGTTGACATTGAGCTTATGACAGATGAAAAGAAAGGCTTTAAGATTCCAAATACATCTATTGTTCAAAAGGAGTTCTATCTTGTTCCGGAGGATTTTGTAACCAAGGGTGGGGATACAGATTCCGATGGATTTTTAAGAAGAGCCTACCTCGAGAACGGTGGAGAAACAACAGAATTTGTTGAAGCCGAAATATATGATAAAGTGGATGGAAATGTCTACGTTGCGACTGAGATATTTAACCCGGGAGATATTCTTATCAAGCCGGATTCACAGGATACATATACTATAAGCACAAAAGATTCTTTGACCGGCGTTTATAATATGAACAGTGGATTTGCCGATTTCAGAAAAATAAATGTATTATATTCAAATAAAGAATATTCAATAGTTGAATCAGGAACGATGTACGGTCTGAATGTTTATGACCATATCGTTCTTAATGGTGACGGAGTTTCTGATAAGGATCTTATGTTCCAGTAA